The following are encoded together in the Bacteroidota bacterium genome:
- a CDS encoding ABC transporter permease, with the protein MLKIFFRLFATNFIHDKTVAILNTAGLAIGISLSLIMYLWLTEEYSFDKFHENSNRIYRILSIKVNGDGAVKSTLTPAPLGQALKNENPQIRNAAPVLRESIERDFLAGDKRIKVKVEYTNEDFFRMFSFPEIGKTGELYFPNHNSLVITSKCALKLFGSTDCLGKEIIMSFYGDTRYVISAIVEVPHNSHLQFEALAPHNSNPYLARLFDRWDRAETVTYIELEKNATITQTQLRKFINYLEGRVDEPTLLYFQPLESIHLHTDFSDRHSFSNTGIRYVRIIMVGMVLVMILSGLNFIIIATARSEKRRKEIAIKKLFGSEKTRLILHFLAENMIYTLVAFLLAILIVMTVLPYFNVLTNKELSLNFDYRLMAYFLGAMMLTGGIASAYLSLYLSSFRTIDLLSGVRVAHMRQNVSKYITPLQMIISFVFIMFFISIYLQIKYMQDKDKGLDLENIIGVKTQGFIYKYEEIKNELLKNPDILRVTASGKPPVNYNFDKFKVQRTAGGKDLAFALFSADPDYLSTFGITLKEGAFFPESMNMKGYFDGEYRLSSPVVINQTARKMLGNIRVGERFLLGSFNSTATVIGITEDFHFMPLQYQVDPMVMIYHPESFLEFYVRINPQRITETIQYIEAATAPFRGAQYGFDYYFLEDLVKSQYSSEISMLRLGLIIMILSMIISMFGLGGMVYYSVVRQRKQISIRRVFGAGTSAIERMFVKEAGWIFAIAFAISLAFAAWIVQDWLNAYSYRIALPLVAFMLAGLILFTIVTALTLVLVRKENNRNPVENLRYE; encoded by the coding sequence ATGTTAAAAATCTTTTTCCGGCTATTTGCCACCAATTTCATACACGATAAAACGGTTGCCATCCTGAATACCGCCGGCCTGGCAATAGGCATCAGCCTCAGCCTGATCATGTATCTGTGGCTGACAGAAGAATACAGCTTTGATAAATTCCATGAAAACTCGAATAGAATATACAGGATACTAAGCATAAAGGTAAACGGAGATGGAGCCGTTAAGAGCACGCTTACCCCGGCTCCGCTTGGACAGGCTTTGAAGAATGAAAACCCTCAGATAAGAAATGCAGCTCCTGTATTGAGAGAAAGCATTGAAAGGGATTTCCTGGCAGGAGATAAACGGATTAAAGTTAAAGTTGAATATACCAACGAAGATTTCTTCAGGATGTTCAGCTTTCCTGAAATTGGAAAGACCGGGGAATTATACTTCCCAAATCACAATTCCCTTGTAATAACAAGCAAATGTGCCCTTAAACTTTTCGGAAGCACTGATTGCCTGGGGAAGGAGATAATTATGAGCTTTTACGGCGATACGCGTTATGTGATTTCCGCTATCGTCGAAGTACCCCATAACTCTCATCTGCAGTTTGAGGCACTTGCCCCACACAACAGCAATCCGTATCTGGCACGTTTATTCGACCGCTGGGACAGAGCGGAAACAGTAACCTACATTGAGCTTGAAAAAAATGCTACAATTACTCAAACCCAGCTCAGAAAGTTTATAAATTACCTCGAAGGCAGGGTGGATGAACCAACACTGCTATATTTCCAACCCCTGGAAAGCATTCACCTGCATACCGATTTTTCCGATCGCCATTCGTTTTCGAACACCGGTATACGCTATGTCAGGATCATTATGGTTGGGATGGTGCTGGTGATGATCCTGTCGGGACTCAACTTCATTATTATCGCAACAGCCCGATCGGAAAAAAGAAGAAAGGAAATAGCCATCAAAAAGTTGTTCGGCTCCGAAAAAACCAGGCTGATCCTGCACTTTCTGGCTGAAAATATGATTTATACCTTGGTGGCTTTTCTTTTGGCCATCCTGATTGTTATGACGGTTCTTCCTTATTTCAATGTCCTGACCAACAAAGAGCTATCATTGAATTTCGATTACAGGTTGATGGCATATTTCCTTGGCGCCATGATGCTTACCGGAGGAATTGCAAGCGCGTACCTGTCCCTGTACCTTTCTTCATTCCGCACAATTGACCTGCTTTCCGGCGTGAGGGTGGCGCATATGCGACAAAACGTAAGCAAATACATCACACCCTTACAGATGATCATTTCCTTTGTCTTTATCATGTTCTTTATCAGCATTTACCTTCAGATTAAGTATATGCAGGACAAAGACAAAGGTCTCGACCTGGAAAATATCATCGGAGTGAAGACGCAGGGATTTATATACAAATATGAAGAGATCAAAAACGAACTGCTGAAGAACCCGGATATTTTACGTGTAACGGCATCAGGTAAGCCGCCGGTAAACTACAACTTTGACAAGTTCAAGGTACAGCGTACAGCAGGAGGTAAAGACCTGGCTTTTGCATTGTTTTCGGCCGATCCTGATTATCTTTCAACATTTGGCATTACCCTGAAGGAGGGTGCATTTTTCCCTGAAAGCATGAACATGAAAGGCTATTTTGACGGGGAGTACCGTCTTTCTTCCCCTGTTGTGATCAATCAAACCGCCAGGAAGATGCTGGGAAATATCCGTGTGGGTGAAAGGTTCCTGCTGGGATCATTTAATTCAACCGCAACAGTCATAGGCATCACAGAAGATTTTCATTTTATGCCCTTGCAATATCAGGTAGACCCGATGGTGATGATCTACCACCCCGAGAGCTTCCTGGAGTTTTATGTCAGGATCAATCCACAGCGAATAACCGAGACCATTCAGTACATTGAGGCAGCCACGGCACCTTTCAGGGGAGCACAGTATGGATTTGATTATTATTTCCTGGAAGATCTGGTAAAAAGCCAATACAGCAGTGAGATCAGCATGCTGAGGCTGGGTTTGATCATCATGATCCTGTCAATGATCATCTCCATGTTTGGCTTGGGAGGCATGGTATATTATTCGGTGGTAAGGCAACGAAAGCAGATATCCATCCGCAGGGTTTTTGGGGCAGGCACTTCAGCCATTGAAAGGATGTTTGTGAAAGAAGCAGGCTGGATTTTTGCGATCGCTTTTGCGATTTCCCTGGCATTCGCAGCATGGATAGTCCAGGATTGGCTAAATGCATATTCTTACCGGATTGCGCTTCCCCTGGTGGCCTTTATGCTGGCAGGACTTATTCTGTTCACGATAGTGACAGCATTAACCCTAGTTTTGGTTCGGAAGGAAAACAACCGCAACCCGGTTGAGAACCTGCGGTATGAATGA
- a CDS encoding MMPL family transporter, whose protein sequence is MNKIARNIYTFRWLIIILVVLITAFAGYQIPNIQINSDVISNLPDEDKDARLLKEIGNKYGGNSIGMVILEAEDIFRPEILERIAQLTDTIAGISGVYSVTSLSNMMDIQTGEYGMEIGKLIDEYDLPDTQEELDHLRARVMSKDLYRGNLISADGTATVVMFTVAEDADVREVAEAVIQKTEALDIPEKVYYAGSPMMVTSISDLISADLITLIPISFIVIALVLLISFRTARGVILPLLTSAIAIIWTIGIMAISGYEMSMISNNIPIILLAVGSAYTIHVVNRINIERGTSTEKVITHALVYIFIPVLLAALTTMIGFISFIFGSYLTMIRDFGIFTALGTFLSAMLSLTLVPAIVSAMPPRAKAIERQRRRNRKSFMTEYILSPIKRLLYMHPKYTLTAWILLIILSSGGIFMIERSVNIRDYFRKGNPTRVAEDIMVSKFGGSKPVFVLFRGDMQNPEVLQTMMRTQEYMKKSPDILTTQSVVDIIADMNEALGEGRDIPSDRDKIEQLWFLLDGQEYLERFVSSDLSEGIILSKFTSPDNQSKKEFAKYMQEFILENSTETCSIEITGMPFVDVTMDKSLINSQFASLSIAIVFVVIIVGLILRSFIKGLFAIIPIVASIIILFGFMGYLGISLNIGTVLVASVALGIGIDYSIHIISHFDHTYKKGQDIYRSLRDTIMISGKAIIINVLSVSAGFLVLLFSEMVPLEYFGLLIAISMIFSGLGSLTLLPVILILAKRKNLLTKS, encoded by the coding sequence ATGAACAAGATAGCCCGTAATATATACACCTTTCGTTGGTTGATCATAATCCTGGTAGTATTAATCACTGCATTTGCAGGATACCAGATACCGAATATACAAATCAACTCCGATGTTATCAGCAACCTTCCCGACGAAGACAAAGACGCCAGGCTGCTCAAAGAGATCGGCAACAAATACGGTGGAAACAGCATAGGAATGGTGATCCTTGAGGCGGAGGACATTTTCCGTCCGGAAATCCTGGAAAGGATCGCGCAGCTTACCGATACTATTGCAGGGATAAGCGGGGTTTATTCCGTTACAAGTCTTTCCAACATGATGGATATACAAACCGGTGAATACGGTATGGAGATTGGCAAGCTTATCGATGAGTACGACCTGCCGGATACCCAGGAAGAGCTTGACCATCTGAGGGCCAGGGTGATGTCGAAAGATTTATACAGAGGGAATCTTATCTCTGCCGACGGAACAGCCACTGTTGTGATGTTCACGGTTGCCGAAGATGCGGATGTACGTGAAGTTGCTGAGGCCGTGATCCAAAAAACGGAAGCTCTCGACATCCCGGAAAAGGTTTATTATGCCGGATCCCCCATGATGGTGACCTCCATTTCCGATCTTATCTCAGCGGATCTGATCACCCTTATCCCTATCTCATTCATCGTGATTGCGCTGGTGCTTTTGATAAGCTTCCGCACCGCCCGCGGTGTAATCCTCCCGTTGCTGACCTCTGCGATCGCGATAATATGGACCATCGGCATCATGGCGATCAGCGGTTATGAAATGTCGATGATATCCAACAATATCCCGATCATTTTGTTGGCTGTCGGGAGTGCATATACCATCCATGTGGTTAACAGGATAAATATAGAGCGTGGGACAAGTACCGAAAAAGTGATCACGCATGCACTCGTATACATTTTCATACCGGTATTGCTTGCAGCTCTTACAACCATGATCGGGTTCATTTCCTTCATTTTCGGGTCATACCTCACCATGATCCGCGATTTTGGGATTTTCACGGCCCTGGGTACTTTCCTTTCGGCTATGCTCTCTCTCACTCTTGTCCCGGCTATTGTCTCCGCCATGCCACCCAGGGCTAAGGCTATTGAAAGGCAACGGCGCAGGAACCGGAAGTCCTTCATGACGGAGTATATCCTCTCTCCCATCAAGCGACTTCTTTACATGCACCCGAAATACACACTCACAGCATGGATCTTGCTGATCATCCTAAGCTCCGGAGGTATCTTCATGATAGAGCGCAGCGTCAACATACGCGATTATTTCCGTAAAGGAAATCCCACGCGTGTTGCCGAAGACATTATGGTGAGCAAGTTCGGAGGTTCCAAGCCTGTTTTCGTGTTGTTCCGCGGCGACATGCAAAATCCTGAGGTACTGCAAACCATGATGCGCACGCAGGAATACATGAAAAAAAGCCCCGATATCCTTACGACGCAGTCGGTAGTCGACATCATCGCCGACATGAACGAAGCCCTGGGCGAAGGCAGGGATATTCCATCCGACCGGGATAAGATTGAACAGCTATGGTTTCTGCTCGACGGACAGGAATATCTGGAAAGGTTTGTAAGCAGCGACCTCAGCGAAGGGATTATCCTCTCTAAATTCACCTCCCCCGATAACCAATCGAAGAAGGAATTCGCCAAATACATGCAGGAGTTCATCCTGGAAAACTCAACGGAAACATGTTCCATTGAAATCACAGGCATGCCTTTCGTCGATGTAACCATGGATAAAAGCCTTATCAACAGCCAGTTTGCAAGTCTTTCCATAGCAATAGTTTTTGTGGTGATCATAGTGGGACTGATATTGCGGTCCTTCATTAAAGGATTATTCGCCATCATCCCTATTGTAGCGTCCATCATCATCTTATTCGGATTTATGGGTTACCTGGGTATCTCTCTGAATATAGGGACTGTATTGGTTGCCAGCGTTGCCCTGGGGATAGGGATAGATTACTCCATTCATATCATTTCCCATTTCGATCATACTTACAAAAAGGGACAGGATATATACAGGTCGCTGCGTGACACGATCATGATCAGCGGTAAAGCCATCATCATCAATGTCCTTTCGGTTTCAGCAGGCTTCCTGGTCTTGCTGTTTTCCGAAATGGTACCTCTTGAATATTTCGGCTTGCTGATCGCGATCAGTATGATATTTTCAGGCCTGGGTTCCCTCACACTACTGCCGGTGATCCTCATCCTGGCAAAAAGAAAAAACCTTTTAACAAAAAGTTAA
- a CDS encoding RNA polymerase sigma factor yields the protein MTDRELKEGIISKDGDAIRYLVDKYQEKVVRTAYRYTGNMEDAEDLSQEIFLEILRSAERFRDESSISTWIYRITVNYSLNAVKRKNGFLKFFSGSRLQETDEPNDIRDFLGEEENVKLIYSSISALPARQKTAFILHRFEDLSYKEISEVMKVSLSSVESLIHRARMNLYGKLAGHFSEYIK from the coding sequence ATGACCGACAGGGAGCTGAAAGAAGGAATCATCAGTAAAGACGGGGATGCCATACGGTATCTGGTTGATAAATACCAGGAAAAGGTTGTCAGGACTGCCTACAGGTATACTGGCAATATGGAGGATGCCGAAGATCTTTCGCAGGAGATATTCCTGGAAATACTACGTTCGGCAGAGAGGTTCCGGGATGAATCGTCCATATCCACCTGGATATACAGGATAACCGTGAATTACTCACTCAATGCCGTGAAGAGAAAAAATGGCTTTCTTAAATTTTTTAGCGGAAGCCGTCTCCAGGAAACAGATGAACCCAATGATATCCGCGATTTCCTGGGAGAAGAAGAGAATGTAAAACTCATTTACAGCAGCATTTCGGCCTTACCCGCACGACAGAAGACAGCTTTCATCCTGCATCGGTTTGAGGATTTGTCATATAAGGAAATATCCGAAGTCATGAAAGTGAGCCTTTCTTCCGTTGAATCGCTGATACACCGTGCCAGGATGAATCTATACGGAAAGCTTGCAGGTCATTTTTCTGAATATATAAAGTAA
- the aspT gene encoding aspartate-alanine antiporter — protein sequence MDWFLSTFRQYPELAIFMTIALGFFIGRFRYKSFSLGTVTSVLLVGVIVGQMKIGISPNVKQIFFLIFLFSVGYSVGPQFFNSLRKSGIPQLIFTFLMAVSGLIATWLLARAMGYNAGQTAGLFAGAQTISAVIGVGGDTIQSLSLDAAAKQTMINAIPVCYAVTYLFGTIGSAFFLAQIGPMFWGGLKKARQQCIDLEASMGVSSQDQPNMISAFSTIVVRAYNLDAGSVAVGKSVDELQKYFLEKGYHIYIDKIRKKGGKQVPEVTPAYVFEVHDDVVIQGRGNEVISEMKELGREIYDKELLDFKIDHLKVLLVNKQLCGMTIRQLSQMDFNLRVSLEKITRGGMEIPLLPGTQLHKGDMLYLVGPKSDIDQAAKKLGFPDVPTEKTDMISVGIGILLGGLLGVLAIHLGKVTVSLSTSGGVLIAGLVFGYLRSKHPTFAQIPEPALWIMNNLGLNAFIAVVGISAGPGFVDGFEQVGPMLFVIGAIATIIPLIIGMIMARYVFKFDVAVGLGCCCGARTTTAGLPAVQDALDSKLPALGYTVTYAVGNTLLIICGIIIVFLIGS from the coding sequence ATGGACTGGTTTTTAAGCACATTCCGTCAATATCCGGAGTTGGCCATTTTCATGACCATTGCTTTGGGTTTCTTCATCGGAAGATTCCGATACAAGAGTTTTTCCCTGGGGACGGTCACCAGTGTTTTGCTGGTAGGAGTTATTGTCGGTCAGATGAAGATCGGCATATCACCGAATGTCAAGCAGATCTTCTTCCTGATTTTCTTGTTTTCTGTTGGATACAGCGTTGGGCCGCAGTTTTTCAACAGTCTGAGAAAGTCGGGTATCCCTCAGTTGATTTTCACGTTTTTGATGGCGGTTAGCGGACTTATCGCTACATGGTTACTTGCAAGGGCCATGGGATATAACGCGGGTCAGACGGCAGGCTTGTTTGCCGGAGCCCAGACCATTTCCGCGGTAATCGGTGTTGGCGGTGATACGATTCAATCCCTTAGCCTTGATGCTGCTGCCAAACAGACAATGATCAATGCTATACCGGTTTGTTATGCCGTGACGTATCTTTTTGGTACAATAGGCTCGGCATTCTTTCTGGCGCAGATTGGCCCGATGTTCTGGGGAGGGCTGAAGAAGGCCCGTCAGCAATGCATCGACCTGGAAGCCAGCATGGGAGTGAGTTCGCAGGACCAGCCCAACATGATCTCTGCATTCAGCACCATCGTTGTAAGAGCCTATAACCTGGATGCAGGTTCCGTGGCTGTGGGAAAAAGCGTGGATGAGCTGCAAAAGTACTTCCTGGAAAAAGGTTATCATATTTATATCGATAAAATAAGAAAAAAAGGCGGGAAGCAGGTCCCGGAGGTTACACCGGCATATGTTTTTGAAGTTCACGATGATGTAGTGATCCAGGGACGTGGCAATGAGGTTATTTCCGAAATGAAGGAACTCGGCCGGGAGATTTACGACAAAGAATTACTGGATTTCAAGATCGACCACCTGAAAGTCCTCCTGGTTAATAAACAACTATGTGGAATGACCATAAGGCAGTTAAGCCAGATGGATTTCAATTTAAGGGTATCCCTTGAAAAGATCACCCGTGGTGGCATGGAAATCCCTTTATTGCCCGGCACTCAGCTTCATAAAGGGGATATGTTGTATCTGGTGGGGCCGAAATCGGATATAGACCAGGCTGCCAAAAAGCTTGGATTCCCGGATGTGCCTACGGAAAAAACAGATATGATCTCGGTTGGCATCGGTATTCTGCTGGGCGGATTGCTGGGAGTACTTGCCATCCATCTGGGTAAAGTTACGGTAAGTTTAAGCACCAGTGGTGGTGTATTGATTGCAGGATTGGTTTTCGGCTATTTACGTTCCAAGCATCCGACTTTTGCCCAGATACCGGAACCGGCCCTTTGGATCATGAACAACCTGGGTTTAAATGCCTTTATAGCAGTTGTGGGTATTTCCGCAGGACCCGGTTTCGTGGATGGGTTTGAGCAGGTCGGTCCCATGTTGTTTGTGATCGGAGCCATAGCCACAATAATACCACTGATCATAGGGATGATCATGGCAAGATATGTGTTTAAGTTTGATGTAGCGGTCGGACTGGGCTGCTGCTGCGGGGCGCGTACCACCACTGCCGGGCTGCCTGCCGTTCAGGATGCTCTGGACAGCAAACTTCCTGCCCTGGGATACACCGTGACCTACGCCGTGGGGAACACCCTTCTGATCATCTGCGGTATCATCATAGTATTTCTTATCGGATCATAA
- a CDS encoding bifunctional aspartate transaminase/aspartate 4-decarboxylase: protein MKEKIEKIETSRKEEKKLETMSPFELKNNLIALANSHPLGRPGDKSAHAMLNAGRGNPNWVATTPREALFTLGNFAMEECRKTMDYKQGLAGIPENNGIAERFREFLDKHPESPGIELLKELYRYGVEKHQFDPDAFVHELAEGVTGDQYPVPDRMLIHAEAIVHDYLMKEMCNNKPPSGKYDLFAVEGGTAAMCYIFDSLMQNFLVKRGDKVALFVPTFTPYIEIPELDRFHFKVVLIKATGKSEDGYHNWEYPDKELEKLKDPDIKVAYLVNPSNPPSVALNPHERKKIVQIVKKDNPNLMFITDDVYGTFVEGFRSLMAEIPHNTLGVYSFSKYFGCTGWRLGVVALHEKNVFDKMIKDLSKSKKKALHKRYESIHLHPEKLKFIDRMVADSRMVALNHTAGLSLPQQTQMMLFAAFALFDRENAYKALTREIVGSRLKLLMEGLGFTIKPNPDRAGYYAELDIMLWAKKNYGKDFAKYLKKNFEPVDILFRLAELCSVVLLNGGGFDAPEWSIRVSLANLKNEDYVIIAKSIKTIVEEYLEAWKKN from the coding sequence ATGAAAGAAAAAATAGAAAAAATCGAAACTTCGAGAAAAGAAGAAAAAAAGCTTGAGACCATGAGTCCTTTCGAGCTTAAAAACAATCTGATTGCACTGGCCAACAGTCACCCCCTCGGCCGGCCCGGGGATAAAAGTGCCCATGCCATGCTTAATGCAGGACGCGGGAATCCCAACTGGGTGGCAACCACACCACGTGAAGCCTTATTCACACTGGGTAATTTCGCCATGGAAGAATGTCGTAAAACTATGGATTACAAACAAGGTCTCGCAGGCATACCCGAGAATAACGGTATCGCAGAGCGCTTCCGGGAATTCCTGGATAAGCACCCTGAAAGCCCTGGCATTGAATTGTTAAAAGAATTATACCGTTATGGGGTTGAAAAGCACCAGTTTGACCCGGACGCCTTTGTTCATGAGCTGGCCGAAGGGGTAACCGGCGACCAGTACCCGGTACCTGACCGTATGCTCATCCATGCCGAAGCTATCGTGCACGACTACCTGATGAAAGAAATGTGCAACAACAAGCCTCCCAGTGGAAAATATGATCTCTTTGCAGTGGAAGGCGGAACCGCCGCCATGTGCTACATTTTCGATTCCCTTATGCAGAATTTCCTGGTGAAAAGAGGTGACAAAGTTGCCCTGTTCGTGCCAACTTTCACACCGTATATCGAGATACCCGAGCTCGACCGGTTCCATTTTAAGGTTGTATTGATCAAAGCCACAGGAAAATCGGAAGATGGGTACCACAACTGGGAATACCCCGACAAGGAGCTGGAAAAGCTTAAAGACCCGGATATCAAGGTAGCCTACCTCGTCAATCCAAGCAATCCCCCGTCGGTGGCGCTTAATCCGCATGAAAGGAAAAAGATCGTTCAGATCGTGAAAAAAGACAATCCCAACCTGATGTTCATCACCGATGATGTTTACGGGACCTTTGTAGAGGGTTTTCGTTCCCTTATGGCTGAAATACCCCACAATACTCTTGGTGTATATAGCTTCTCGAAATATTTCGGTTGTACAGGATGGCGGCTCGGTGTTGTAGCGCTGCACGAGAAGAATGTTTTTGACAAAATGATCAAAGACCTTTCGAAAAGCAAGAAAAAAGCCCTTCACAAGAGGTACGAATCGATACATCTTCATCCTGAAAAATTAAAGTTCATCGACCGCATGGTGGCCGATAGCCGCATGGTAGCACTTAACCATACTGCAGGGCTCTCGCTTCCCCAGCAGACTCAGATGATGCTTTTCGCAGCTTTTGCCTTATTCGACCGTGAGAATGCATATAAAGCACTGACCCGGGAAATCGTCGGATCCAGGTTAAAGTTATTGATGGAAGGTCTGGGATTCACCATCAAGCCCAATCCCGACCGCGCCGGATATTACGCGGAGCTGGATATCATGCTGTGGGCAAAAAAGAATTATGGTAAAGATTTCGCAAAATACCTGAAAAAGAACTTTGAACCGGTTGACATACTGTTCCGTCTGGCTGAGTTATGCTCGGTCGTATTGCTCAACGGAGGCGGCTTCGACGCACCCGAATGGTCCATCCGTGTATCTCTGGCGAATCTGAAAAATGAAGACTATGTTATTATTGCCAAATCCATTAAAACGATAGTCGAAGAGTATCTGGAAGCCTGGAAGAAAAATTAA
- a CDS encoding outer membrane lipoprotein-sorting protein — protein sequence MSSIRISLLVFAIIIFSGTRTVFSQDARTILEKLDQVIFAPKDKQGQVKIILMKKGQEEKVREAFMMQKGTDKKLYRYTYPESQAGIATLSLPDGVMWLYMPAFGKPKKISLLAKSQAFTGTDFSYEDMSVGSYAQEYKAELLETRENSYILELKPDAEKSNYSKLILEVDKTNYYPIHIDYYNKKGILEKEADYRYRKTGKYWNAEEVTMTDLKKDHATRILMTEVIFDQNLSDEEFTVEKLVPESK from the coding sequence ATGAGTTCAATTCGAATTTCCCTGTTGGTATTTGCCATAATAATTTTTTCAGGAACGAGGACCGTCTTTTCCCAGGATGCCAGAACCATCCTTGAAAAGCTCGATCAGGTAATATTCGCCCCCAAAGACAAACAGGGACAAGTCAAGATCATCCTTATGAAGAAAGGGCAGGAAGAAAAGGTGAGGGAAGCGTTTATGATGCAAAAAGGAACCGACAAAAAGCTATACCGCTATACATATCCTGAGTCACAGGCAGGAATTGCCACACTATCGTTACCCGATGGAGTAATGTGGCTTTACATGCCTGCTTTCGGTAAGCCCAAAAAGATATCCCTGCTGGCTAAAAGTCAGGCATTTACAGGAACTGATTTTTCTTATGAAGACATGTCGGTGGGTTCCTATGCACAGGAATACAAAGCAGAACTCCTGGAAACACGGGAAAACTCATACATCCTGGAACTAAAACCTGATGCGGAAAAGTCGAATTATTCGAAGCTTATCCTGGAAGTTGATAAAACAAACTATTACCCCATCCATATCGATTACTACAATAAAAAGGGCATCCTGGAAAAAGAAGCCGATTACAGGTATCGCAAAACAGGAAAATACTGGAATGCCGAAGAAGTGACAATGACAGATCTCAAAAAAGATCATGCCACCCGAATTTTGATGACAGAAGTTATCTTCGACCAGAATCTATCCGACGAAGAATTCACCGTGGAGAAGCTGGTACCGGAAAGCAAATAA
- a CDS encoding T9SS type A sorting domain-containing protein, whose product MKRILQSFIFAALLLFWLVTNGQKTTLEIPIVQNGDPIQVELSNGTIITVNTSSDDAEQENNEMDSLEDDDIDAGWEGDPVDQNILYAGFRFQNVTIPKDAVIESAYIRVCSHEGKTAEDVARITIVGEAADNAETYALEQLITDRPQTTASVMWEVAEEWVLWGFYNTVDISPVIQEIVNRAGWTSGNALALMFLGEDQGPSDMENAREMEAFENIADPEDGGDGQHHPERIPTLVVTYSVAGVNEIISHKMLNIYPNPPVNGELNISLESDNPVDITIYNQAGQEVKALHAEGSQLVKINTQGLPKGIYVVKATQENILYTGSLVIN is encoded by the coding sequence ATGAAAAGAATTCTACAATCCTTTATTTTTGCAGCTTTGTTATTATTCTGGCTCGTAACCAACGGGCAGAAGACAACGCTGGAAATTCCAATCGTTCAGAATGGAGATCCCATTCAGGTTGAACTTAGCAACGGAACGATTATCACAGTTAACACTTCATCCGACGACGCCGAGCAGGAAAACAATGAAATGGACTCCCTGGAGGACGATGATATTGATGCAGGATGGGAAGGGGACCCGGTAGATCAGAATATCCTTTATGCCGGATTCAGGTTTCAGAATGTGACCATCCCGAAAGATGCCGTCATCGAATCCGCTTATATAAGGGTTTGTTCACACGAAGGAAAGACTGCCGAAGATGTGGCAAGGATCACCATAGTTGGTGAAGCAGCCGACAATGCAGAAACCTATGCACTTGAGCAGCTCATCACCGACAGACCTCAGACAACAGCATCGGTCATGTGGGAAGTTGCTGAAGAGTGGGTTCTTTGGGGATTTTACAACACGGTTGACATCTCTCCTGTTATCCAGGAAATCGTGAACCGCGCAGGATGGACTTCCGGAAATGCGCTTGCACTGATGTTCCTTGGAGAAGACCAGGGCCCCAGCGACATGGAGAACGCAAGGGAAATGGAAGCTTTCGAAAACATCGCTGACCCGGAAGACGGTGGCGACGGACAGCATCACCCGGAAAGGATACCCACGCTGGTTGTTACCTATTCCGTTGCCGGTGTCAATGAAATCATTAGCCACAAAATGCTGAATATCTATCCCAATCCACCGGTTAACGGAGAATTGAATATCTCACTCGAATCAGATAATCCGGTTGATATTACTATTTACAACCAGGCCGGACAGGAAGTAAAAGCCCTTCATGCCGAAGGTTCACAGCTGGTAAAGATTAACACACAAGGATTGCCCAAGGGTATCTATGTTGTAAAAGCAACCCAGGAAAATATCCTCTACACAGGCAGTTTGGTTATCAATTAA
- a CDS encoding zf-HC2 domain-containing protein, with amino-acid sequence MDCKTFYGKLPDYFRKEPDPEFKREMDKHMEGCVDCQRLAERIQSLETLIDREKEVKVNPFMTSRILNYLENRMAVPETPRIYFWKPALVTLGLLAAMAVGITLGSGGAKMTMTEEDSLDKIRSGLFVNDFMDENISINQNPEP; translated from the coding sequence ATGGATTGTAAGACATTTTACGGGAAACTGCCGGATTATTTCAGGAAAGAACCGGATCCGGAGTTTAAAAGGGAAATGGATAAGCATATGGAAGGATGCGTTGATTGCCAAAGACTGGCCGAGAGGATACAATCCCTTGAGACCTTGATTGACCGTGAGAAAGAGGTAAAGGTCAATCCCTTCATGACATCCCGCATCCTGAATTATCTTGAAAACAGGATGGCGGTTCCGGAAACACCCCGGATATATTTCTGGAAGCCTGCCCTGGTCACACTTGGCCTGTTGGCGGCGATGGCAGTAGGAATAACCCTTGGAAGCGGCGGCGCGAAGATGACGATGACAGAGGAGGATAGCCTGGATAAGATCCGCTCCGGCCTGTTTGTAAATGATTTCATGGATGAAAATATAAGTATTAACCAAAATCCCGAGCCATGA